From Spirosoma aerolatum, one genomic window encodes:
- a CDS encoding SDR family oxidoreductase yields the protein MKNKVVLITGASSGIGRALSFAFGQEGAHIVICGRKADALQAVTSELKQADIDVLSITADVSVEADVKRLIEQTIAQYGRLDVLINNAGISMRSMLIDTDPSVIQKVMDINFMGTVYATRYALPYLIESKGSIVGISSIAGYRGLPVRSGYSASKFAMNGFLEAVRTELLHTGVHVLTACPGFTASNIRYSALDAQGNAKGETMRDESNMMSAEECADHILKAVKSRKRELILTTQGKLTVFINKWLPNLADKLVYNTLAKEKDSPLKK from the coding sequence ATGAAAAACAAAGTTGTATTGATTACCGGTGCTTCGTCGGGTATCGGTCGGGCGCTCTCTTTCGCGTTTGGGCAGGAAGGAGCCCATATAGTCATCTGCGGACGCAAAGCCGACGCCCTACAGGCCGTAACCAGTGAACTCAAGCAGGCCGATATTGATGTACTTTCCATAACAGCTGATGTCAGTGTGGAAGCCGATGTCAAACGGCTCATCGAACAGACTATCGCTCAATACGGCCGCTTGGATGTTCTGATCAATAACGCGGGGATTTCCATGCGTTCCATGCTGATTGATACCGACCCGTCGGTTATTCAGAAAGTGATGGACATCAACTTCATGGGAACCGTCTACGCTACTCGATACGCCCTGCCCTACCTTATCGAATCCAAAGGCTCCATCGTCGGTATCTCCTCAATAGCCGGGTATCGTGGACTTCCTGTACGGTCAGGCTATTCGGCCTCCAAGTTTGCGATGAACGGGTTTCTGGAAGCTGTTCGCACCGAACTATTGCATACGGGCGTTCACGTATTGACGGCCTGCCCTGGATTTACAGCCTCAAATATTCGTTACTCCGCTCTGGATGCCCAGGGTAATGCCAAAGGTGAAACCATGCGCGACGAAAGCAATATGATGAGCGCCGAAGAATGCGCTGATCATATTCTAAAAGCCGTGAAATCCCGTAAGCGTGAACTTATTCTAACCACCCAGGGGAAGCTGACCGTATTCATCAATAAGTGGCTTCCCAACCTCGCCGACAAACTCGTCTACAACACGCTGGCCAAAGAAAAAGATTCGCCACTTAAGAAATGA
- a CDS encoding T9SS type B sorting domain-containing protein, translated as MLNLYRLVKLPFLLTSLLLVISHFSSATHIVGGELELRYMGTQSAYTHRVNLNLYFDLVNGSQGARDSYIRVGVFSKRTNQLMGDIALFYVSEQPVVYTRPACATSSLSTLLIKYSNDVTFDPNIFNDPGGYYISWDRCCRNGVINNIVNPGGAGSTFYLEFPALSTKNSSPNFTIPKGDYACIGQPFTLDFSAKDTDGDSLSYTLVTPYNGFSTAAVPIPSNPSNPFDQPVFYSGPYPTIQWNTGISVANEIPGSVPLRVNARTGLLSVTPDRAGLFVFSVEVAEFRAGKRIGVVRRDFQVLVIDCPRNNAPQLLFRPDGQKTFYKEGTVLNIAEKDTNCLSLYVTDIDPNQHITIINMSGSLPGLTIAPGDLFTRSSKDTLQAKFCFGRCVGADGKPVTLMIRATDDGCPQGLSDTISIQLSITPSLNHKPTASTNLLNNLAKINVGTSLTFTAFGNDIDNDNITIQAVGRGFALTQAGMTFGSASGVGKVSQLFTWKPTCTQATQSNYIVDFIVTDTRCNQNLRDTVSVNLSAVGKPSQPPSIQTTLPQPVVELTVSPNDSTGHTAFDVLGNDPDRDTLQLSGVGRGFNVKEIGMNFTNKSGLPTLQSAFDWKPTCELMAGKAEATFVVDFVVDDRSCQPNHTATTTVTFHVTNPTFAADIKVPNVFTPNGDGINDYFAVKDLPENSCSEQFRRIDITNRWGATIFSSTDPKFRWYGTNSPTGTYYYLLLTTQRTLKGTITLLR; from the coding sequence ATGCTCAACTTGTACCGTCTGGTAAAACTACCTTTTCTGCTAACCTCTTTACTACTGGTTATCAGCCATTTTAGCTCGGCAACGCACATCGTCGGAGGAGAACTTGAACTAAGGTATATGGGCACTCAGTCGGCTTATACCCATCGGGTCAACCTGAATCTGTATTTCGACCTGGTTAATGGCAGTCAAGGAGCCCGCGATAGCTACATACGTGTTGGAGTTTTTTCCAAGCGGACCAACCAGCTTATGGGCGATATTGCCCTTTTCTACGTCAGTGAGCAGCCCGTTGTATATACCAGACCGGCCTGTGCGACTTCCAGCCTGAGTACGTTATTGATCAAATACAGTAACGACGTAACGTTCGACCCCAATATCTTCAACGATCCGGGCGGCTATTACATTTCCTGGGATCGTTGTTGCCGAAATGGAGTCATCAATAATATTGTCAATCCCGGCGGGGCAGGCTCGACCTTTTACCTGGAATTCCCAGCTTTATCGACCAAAAACTCGTCACCAAATTTTACAATTCCTAAAGGCGATTATGCCTGTATTGGGCAACCCTTCACACTTGATTTCAGCGCCAAAGATACCGATGGTGATAGTCTGAGCTATACGCTGGTTACCCCTTACAATGGATTCAGCACGGCAGCAGTGCCCATTCCCAGTAATCCCAGCAATCCCTTTGATCAACCCGTCTTTTACTCAGGCCCGTATCCGACTATTCAATGGAATACTGGCATCTCTGTTGCGAATGAAATTCCGGGTTCGGTGCCCCTTCGCGTCAATGCCCGTACCGGTTTACTGAGCGTCACGCCCGACCGGGCAGGCTTATTCGTATTTTCAGTCGAAGTAGCCGAATTTCGGGCGGGTAAACGGATCGGGGTAGTTCGGCGTGATTTTCAGGTGCTGGTGATCGACTGTCCCCGCAACAACGCTCCCCAACTCCTTTTCAGGCCCGACGGTCAGAAAACCTTTTATAAAGAAGGAACCGTACTCAACATTGCCGAAAAGGATACGAACTGTTTAAGTCTGTATGTTACCGACATTGACCCGAACCAGCACATTACCATTATCAATATGAGTGGGTCACTGCCTGGCCTGACCATTGCCCCCGGTGATTTATTTACCCGGAGCAGCAAGGATACGCTCCAGGCGAAATTCTGCTTTGGTCGATGCGTTGGTGCCGATGGCAAACCTGTTACGCTCATGATTCGAGCTACCGACGATGGTTGTCCGCAAGGGCTTAGCGATACCATCAGCATCCAGCTATCAATAACTCCATCCCTAAACCATAAGCCTACAGCCAGTACCAACCTGCTGAACAATCTGGCCAAAATCAATGTAGGAACCTCGCTGACATTCACAGCTTTCGGCAATGATATTGACAACGACAATATTACCATTCAGGCCGTTGGTCGGGGATTTGCGCTGACTCAGGCAGGCATGACGTTCGGCTCAGCTTCGGGAGTAGGAAAGGTCTCCCAGCTCTTTACCTGGAAACCAACCTGTACGCAGGCAACCCAATCCAACTACATAGTCGATTTCATTGTGACCGACACCCGCTGTAATCAGAACCTGCGCGATACGGTTTCGGTCAATTTGTCGGCAGTAGGCAAACCCAGTCAGCCTCCCAGTATCCAGACCACACTCCCCCAGCCCGTGGTTGAACTCACTGTAAGTCCAAACGATTCGACAGGCCACACGGCTTTCGATGTGTTGGGTAACGACCCCGATCGGGATACGCTTCAACTCAGCGGTGTAGGGCGTGGTTTCAACGTGAAAGAGATCGGTATGAACTTCACAAATAAGTCAGGTTTACCTACGCTTCAGTCGGCTTTTGACTGGAAACCCACCTGCGAACTGATGGCAGGAAAGGCCGAAGCAACGTTTGTGGTGGATTTTGTGGTCGATGATCGATCCTGCCAGCCCAATCATACCGCTACTACGACCGTCACCTTCCATGTTACCAACCCGACATTCGCAGCCGACATCAAAGTGCCGAATGTATTTACCCCCAATGGTGACGGAATTAACGACTATTTTGCCGTTAAAGACCTACCCGAAAACTCCTGTAGTGAACAGTTCAGACGTATTGACATCACTAACCGCTGGGGCGCTACCATATTTTCATCGACCGACCCTAAATTCCGATGGTACGGCACGAACTCCCCTACCGGCACCTATTACTACTTACTTCTTACCACCCAACGAACCCTAAAAGGAACTATTACCCTGCTTCGCTAA
- the rlmD gene encoding 23S rRNA (uracil(1939)-C(5))-methyltransferase RlmD: MRRRIHKTPERLASVRIDAVAAEGKCIVRTDEGVIFVDNPTGGPGVAPGDLVDLRITNRKKQYREAVAEHIHEWSPVRAEPFCEHFGTCGGCKWQHIQYSEQLGFKHQQVVDHLTRIGKVTLPEIRPILPAHPTQYYRNKLEFTCAEGRWLTTREVNTDQLIDQRAVGFHVPGRFDKVLPIHHCYLQPDPSNAIRQAVNDYVFAHGLTLYNLKAHTGFLRTLIIRTAATTQQVMVTLQVAQDNPEILNELLTYLQTTFPQITSLNYILNTKKNDSYQDQEVINWAGKPYIEEQMDEADGPPLTFRIGPKSFYQTNAQQAHNLYKITREWAGLTGRERVYDLYTGTGTIALFVARRAKQVVGVEYVEASVADARINAQVNGITNTTFVAGDMRDILTDGFFDQHGRPEVVITDPPRAGMDEAVTRQLLKASPERIVYVSCNTATQARDLGILDEGYRVANVQPVDMFPHTHHVENIALLVKR; encoded by the coding sequence ATGCGTAGAAGGATTCATAAAACACCCGAACGGTTGGCAAGCGTCCGAATCGATGCGGTGGCTGCCGAAGGGAAGTGTATTGTACGTACCGATGAGGGCGTAATTTTCGTGGATAATCCAACGGGCGGCCCTGGTGTGGCTCCGGGTGATCTGGTCGATCTGCGCATTACAAATCGAAAAAAACAGTATCGTGAAGCGGTAGCCGAACACATTCATGAATGGTCGCCGGTACGTGCCGAGCCGTTTTGTGAGCATTTTGGTACCTGTGGCGGCTGCAAGTGGCAGCATATTCAATACAGCGAGCAACTGGGCTTTAAACACCAGCAGGTGGTCGATCATCTGACTCGCATCGGGAAAGTAACCCTGCCCGAAATACGGCCTATCCTGCCTGCTCATCCCACTCAATACTACCGAAACAAACTGGAGTTCACCTGTGCTGAAGGGCGTTGGCTGACCACGCGTGAGGTCAATACTGATCAATTGATTGATCAGCGTGCAGTGGGCTTTCATGTTCCGGGTCGGTTCGATAAAGTGCTTCCGATTCATCATTGTTACCTGCAGCCTGATCCGTCCAATGCGATTCGGCAGGCAGTGAATGACTACGTTTTTGCACATGGCCTGACGTTGTATAACCTGAAAGCTCATACGGGTTTTCTGCGAACATTGATCATCCGTACTGCTGCCACTACGCAGCAGGTCATGGTAACGTTGCAGGTCGCTCAGGATAATCCTGAGATACTCAATGAGTTACTCACTTATCTTCAGACAACGTTTCCTCAGATTACGTCGTTGAATTATATCCTGAACACGAAGAAAAACGACAGCTATCAGGATCAGGAGGTCATCAACTGGGCGGGCAAACCCTACATTGAGGAGCAAATGGATGAAGCCGACGGACCACCGTTGACGTTTCGGATTGGTCCCAAATCGTTTTACCAGACCAACGCCCAGCAAGCGCATAATTTGTATAAGATCACGCGTGAATGGGCGGGTCTTACCGGGCGCGAGCGTGTGTATGATCTCTATACCGGAACAGGCACCATTGCCTTGTTTGTAGCCCGTCGGGCGAAGCAGGTTGTTGGGGTGGAATATGTCGAGGCTTCGGTAGCCGATGCGCGGATTAACGCCCAGGTCAATGGTATTACCAACACTACATTTGTTGCTGGCGACATGCGGGATATTCTGACAGATGGCTTTTTCGATCAGCATGGTCGGCCGGAAGTAGTTATCACTGATCCCCCTCGTGCGGGTATGGATGAGGCCGTGACGCGGCAATTGCTGAAAGCGTCCCCCGAACGGATTGTGTATGTAAGCTGTAACACCGCTACGCAGGCCCGCGACTTGGGTATTCTGGACGAGGGATACCGTGTGGCCAATGTGCAGCCCGTGGATATGTTTCCGCATACACACCACGTCGAAAATATAGCGCTTTTGGTGAAGCGGTAA
- a CDS encoding ComEA family DNA-binding protein, producing MPRWLAERIEKFRSKGGQFRKKEDLLRIYDFPPELYDQLEPYITLKEAPPNQPFGSKPYSAETPTSTERPALSNRSAPTERPVKPVLQPFDINMADTSQLIALKGIGGTLAGRIIKFRDALGGFVSTEQYRDIYGLDSLALEELQKFGKIQSGVRKIPINTATADELDRHPFLSRRQAQIIVNYREQHGAYTSAESLKPIRVLDAKTIEKLAPYLEF from the coding sequence TTGCCCCGCTGGCTGGCCGAACGAATCGAGAAATTTCGGAGCAAAGGTGGGCAGTTTCGAAAGAAAGAAGATTTGCTGCGTATTTACGACTTTCCGCCGGAGCTTTACGATCAACTTGAGCCATATATTACCCTGAAAGAAGCTCCTCCCAATCAGCCGTTTGGCTCTAAGCCCTATTCTGCAGAAACACCCACGTCTACTGAGCGTCCCGCTTTGTCAAACCGATCTGCACCCACCGAACGGCCTGTCAAACCCGTACTGCAACCTTTTGATATTAACATGGCTGATACCTCGCAGTTGATAGCCCTGAAAGGCATTGGTGGCACACTAGCTGGTCGTATTATCAAATTTCGGGATGCACTCGGCGGGTTCGTTTCAACCGAACAATACCGTGACATTTACGGGCTCGACTCGCTGGCGCTAGAGGAGTTGCAGAAATTCGGTAAAATCCAGTCGGGCGTCCGTAAGATTCCCATCAATACAGCTACTGCCGACGAATTGGACCGTCACCCGTTTTTATCCCGTCGCCAAGCTCAGATTATTGTCAACTACCGCGAACAGCACGGTGCCTATACGTCTGCCGAATCGTTAAAACCCATTCGCGTTCTGGACGCCAAAACCATCGAAAAATTAGCACCCTATCTGGAATTTTAA
- a CDS encoding phosphatase PAP2 family protein, protein MLQTLNQLDTDLFLWLNGHYTSWLDPIMIWVTERNSWFPLYALLIGWLIYRYRKQAIGLLFTLIAAVAISDQTASSVLKPLTHRLRPCHVVTLQKLIHPVMECGGPYGFASSHAANTFALATCLWLLFGKRYPWLILGYVWAIVVSYSRIYVAAHYPLDVLTGAGIGVLAAWLCVYIYRRWQAHDSRHNKRLVN, encoded by the coding sequence GTGCTCCAAACGCTTAATCAACTCGATACCGATCTTTTTCTGTGGCTCAACGGCCATTATACTTCCTGGCTCGATCCGATCATGATTTGGGTAACGGAGCGAAATAGCTGGTTTCCACTGTATGCCCTCCTGATTGGCTGGCTCATTTACCGCTACCGAAAACAGGCCATTGGCTTATTATTTACGCTCATTGCCGCCGTTGCAATTAGTGACCAGACGGCTTCGTCGGTCCTGAAACCGCTTACGCATCGGTTACGACCCTGCCATGTCGTTACGCTCCAGAAACTGATTCACCCCGTTATGGAATGCGGAGGTCCCTATGGCTTTGCGTCATCCCATGCCGCTAATACGTTCGCACTGGCCACCTGTCTCTGGCTATTGTTTGGAAAACGCTATCCCTGGCTAATTTTAGGCTATGTTTGGGCTATCGTTGTGTCGTACAGCCGGATTTATGTGGCTGCTCATTACCCGCTGGATGTATTGACAGGCGCTGGTATTGGCGTACTGGCGGCATGGCTCTGTGTGTATATATATCGTAGATGGCAAGCCCACGATTCTAGACATAACAAGCGTTTAGTCAACTAA
- a CDS encoding Uma2 family endonuclease, whose translation MVATASLVTQITERLKQEPEVFISATLDEYWALLDELRDESFPLDYEIEYINGQIRARIGMASDRHETIVANIISVLRTIYYEKPDIRVMGSNKLVFVSACELAVKPDVLVMKGESQLILREGQEAGITNPYLLVEVHSDSTYRQDLSTKLRCYKQLESVQHIVYIDQAVHFVSVYTKQQDSRHWLNEDYDSLDMAIQLGDFTIPMQDIYHKVAIDSAPNA comes from the coding sequence ATGGTTGCCACGGCCTCACTTGTAACGCAAATTACCGAGCGACTCAAACAGGAGCCAGAAGTTTTCATTTCGGCCACACTGGATGAGTATTGGGCCTTGCTGGATGAGTTGCGCGACGAATCGTTTCCTCTTGATTATGAGATCGAATACATTAACGGACAGATCAGAGCACGAATCGGCATGGCCAGTGACAGACACGAAACGATTGTAGCCAACATTATCAGCGTATTACGAACAATTTATTACGAAAAGCCCGATATACGGGTGATGGGTAGCAATAAACTGGTTTTTGTTTCAGCCTGTGAATTGGCTGTAAAACCCGATGTTCTGGTCATGAAAGGCGAAAGTCAGCTTATTCTTCGGGAAGGGCAGGAAGCAGGCATCACCAACCCCTATCTGCTGGTCGAAGTACATTCCGATTCAACCTACCGCCAGGATTTATCGACCAAGTTACGTTGTTATAAGCAGCTCGAATCGGTGCAGCATATTGTCTACATCGATCAGGCAGTACATTTCGTGTCGGTGTATACCAAACAACAGGATAGTCGTCACTGGCTTAACGAGGATTATGATTCCCTTGATATGGCTATCCAACTTGGCGATTTCACCATTCCGATGCAGGATATTTACCACAAAGTGGCCATTGACAGTGCTCCAAACGCTTAA
- a CDS encoding sugar phosphate isomerase/epimerase family protein — translation MLHLGFVSAIMADYDLNSVLKFASEHQFSCVEVMCWPTSNADTRRYAGVTHIDVDNLDIDQIRALTRLYKVSISGLGYYPNPLDPNPEQAEYYREHIKKIIRAAAKLGIPVVNTFIGRNPSLSITENLKLYADHWPAIVKEAEACNVKIGIENCPMWFTDDEWPGGKNLATTPAIWDRMFEIIPSRALGLNYDPSHLIWQMMDEIRPIYDYKDRLHHIHLKDVKLYPDKLNRVGIMANPLEYHSPKLPGLGDVRWRHFFAALTDVRYRGPVCIEVEDKAFEGSPEDVKTAILTARNYLKQFLVL, via the coding sequence ATGCTTCATCTTGGTTTTGTTTCGGCTATTATGGCCGATTATGATCTGAATAGTGTATTAAAATTTGCGTCGGAACATCAGTTTTCCTGCGTTGAGGTGATGTGCTGGCCTACTAGCAATGCCGATACACGCCGATATGCCGGGGTAACGCACATTGATGTCGACAACCTGGATATTGACCAGATTCGGGCGTTGACACGGCTCTATAAGGTTTCGATTTCGGGACTAGGTTATTATCCAAATCCACTTGACCCAAACCCCGAACAGGCTGAATATTACCGGGAACATATTAAAAAAATAATCCGGGCGGCTGCCAAACTAGGCATCCCAGTCGTAAATACATTCATTGGTCGAAACCCTTCGCTGAGCATCACCGAAAACCTGAAACTCTATGCTGACCACTGGCCTGCCATTGTGAAAGAGGCCGAAGCCTGTAACGTTAAAATCGGCATTGAAAACTGTCCCATGTGGTTCACAGACGACGAATGGCCGGGTGGTAAGAATTTGGCAACAACACCTGCCATCTGGGATCGTATGTTCGAGATTATTCCTTCGCGCGCGCTGGGGCTGAATTACGACCCCAGCCACCTGATCTGGCAAATGATGGACGAGATACGACCAATCTACGACTATAAAGATCGGTTGCACCACATTCACCTGAAAGATGTGAAGCTGTATCCCGACAAGTTGAATCGGGTGGGTATCATGGCCAATCCACTCGAATATCATTCACCTAAATTACCGGGTCTGGGCGATGTACGCTGGCGTCATTTCTTTGCCGCACTCACCGACGTTCGCTACCGGGGCCCAGTCTGTATTGAAGTCGAAGACAAAGCCTTTGAAGGCAGTCCCGAAGATGTCAAAACCGCCATCCTGACCGCCCGGAATTATTTGAAGCAATTTTTGGTGCTATAG